In Nitrospirota bacterium, one genomic interval encodes:
- a CDS encoding CPBP family intramembrane metalloprotease: MAPEPGLYATAAQAKERGAALALFPAATTLAFYAIPASLQEQTVIQFVPQIVAYIALGLWAMRNRPFVSLLGLGKGNLSNGLRWGLLTGLLLSCLNTLVILTVYPHLGYDISFLKTTPHGRLPFLIMVPWFITSIAFFVELNFRGFLLGRLAALESGLWRSGSVQRFSPLALITCALIFAFDPFMVNTFQHLHWIALWDGLIWGIIWLRTGNLYITIVAHAVEVMVMYLAVRAAIE; the protein is encoded by the coding sequence ATGGCACCTGAGCCTGGCCTGTATGCGACCGCAGCTCAGGCCAAAGAACGCGGAGCAGCTCTCGCGCTGTTCCCTGCCGCTACGACACTTGCCTTCTATGCCATTCCCGCTTCGCTCCAAGAACAGACGGTGATTCAGTTTGTGCCCCAAATCGTTGCCTACATAGCCTTAGGCCTTTGGGCCATGCGCAACCGCCCCTTCGTATCGCTACTTGGGCTGGGAAAGGGGAACCTATCGAACGGCCTCCGCTGGGGACTGTTGACAGGTCTGCTCCTCAGTTGCCTGAATACGCTCGTGATCCTCACAGTTTACCCGCATCTGGGCTATGACATCAGTTTCCTCAAGACCACACCTCATGGCCGACTCCCCTTCTTGATCATGGTTCCCTGGTTTATCACTAGCATTGCCTTCTTTGTCGAACTGAATTTCCGTGGATTTCTCCTCGGCCGACTGGCCGCACTTGAATCAGGACTGTGGAGGTCCGGCTCAGTCCAACGTTTCTCGCCGCTCGCCCTCATCACCTGCGCACTGATATTTGCTTTCGACCCCTTTATGGTGAATACTTTCCAGCACCTGCATTGGATCGCACTGTGGGACGGTCTCATCTGGGGAATCATCTGGCTACGTACGGGCAATCTCTACATCACGATCGTTGCGCATGCAGTCGAAGTGATGGTGATGTATCTGGCGGTGAGAGCGGCGATTGAGTAA